The Dermacentor silvarum isolate Dsil-2018 chromosome 3, BIME_Dsil_1.4, whole genome shotgun sequence region GTGACGTTGACACTAATGCAAGTCTGTTCACTCTTACGACCAGAGAAGCTACGCCCGTTCACCTAAGCCCTGCCGAAGACGCATCAAATTTCGTTGCAGACGTAAAAGACGATGATGCAAAGCTGACAACTGCGCCTCTTCCCGATCAAGGTTCAGCTACAATAACAACCGAAAGTATGGATTCCACGATGTTCTCATTACAGACTTCTGGCCACGAAGGTCAGTCAACCAGAGATGGCAACACCGTCGCCATAGTAAAAAGTTACGCGACGGAAACCAGCACCAGTCAGCCATCAACCGCCGCGTATGTGGATGATCATACGCCAGCGCTTGCATATGAAACTATCACAAGCGTGAACACTACCAGTGTGCCAGCTACAGTATCGACTGGTGACGATGACACTATTCCAACTGCGTTCACTGTTACGACCACTGAAGCGGCAGCTATTCACGCAAGTCCTGCCGAAGACGCATCAAATTTGGTTGCAGATGCGAATGACGATGATACAACGCAGACAACTGCGCCTGTTCCCTATCATGGTTCCACTACAATGGCAACCAAAGTTGTGGATACCACGGTGTTCTTGTTACAGACGTCTGGTGACGAGGATCGGTCAACCACGGATGGCAGCACCGTCGCCACAGTAAAAAGCTCAAGTTACGCGACGGAAACCACTATCGGTCAGCCAGCAACCGTCTCGTACGTAGATGATCATACGTCAGCGCTTGCAAATGAAGCTACCACAAAAATGGACACTACGAGTCCGCCAGTTGTAGCATCGACTAATGACAATGACACTGTTTCAACTTTGTTTTCTCTTACAACCAGTGAAGCTGCACACATTCACCCAAGTCTTGCTGAAGGCGCGTCAAATTTGGTTGCAGACGTAAAAAATGATGATGATTCAAAGCAGACGACTGCTCCCTTTCAAGATCAGGGTTCAGCTACAATAACAACCCAAGTTGCGGATTCCAAGTCTGGCGACGAGGTTCACTCAACCACGGACCGTGACACCGTCGCCACATTAGAAAACTCAAGTTATGCGACGGAAACCGCCATGCTCAAGATAGCCAGTATGTCAGCGACTGGCTTGTTGGATGCTCCCGTAACACGGGAAGGCCTCAAAGTCACAGCCGTTGCTTCAAATCAAAATAATAGTGCTTCGAGCGCAACCGTCGGAGCCTCCTCTGTAACAGAATCTATGGAAGACTCGACGACAATTCCTACGCCGTCACCTACTACTGGCTATACTGAAGAAATCGATCAATTGACGTCTTCAAGTGCCTCGACGGACACTACTGTAACAGTGAGTTCTAATGCGGCCGCGTCTCCGGCTGAAAGCACGACGCAATTGAACTACGCTCCGTCACGCGAGTACGAGACTAACCAAGAGGGCAGCTCGGCTGAAGAACTAAGGACAACTGGTCCGTCATTCTATTCGCTGACTAAGGTGCCAGAGCTGCACCACGAAG contains the following coding sequences:
- the LOC125944580 gene encoding uncharacterized protein LOC125944580, translated to MVTTLQTQETTNFSLEPLVLANGTDPLPPGSRPFDNDSLVPVTFVHAEATPETTETTTQVTMKGLVTTSSPLLFASDENSVLASGTFGDSMSESYTEDHSISQETAVSSQSAALTTSGRHMTDTTVPATPQILAPESTIGHTSALADEIQFDASTSVTTTGRLATIPYVNDDTSALSSEGKIDTTTNMTTIGQPASDAYTDDHTSALANEATTNLDTSSPPATASTGDVDTNASLFTLTTREATPVHLSPAEDASNFVADVKDDDAKLTTAPLPDQGSATITTESMDSTMFSLQTSGHEGQSTRDGNTVAIVKSYATETSTSQPSTAAYVDDHTPALAYETITSVNTTSVPATVSTGDDDTIPTAFTVTTTEAAAIHASPAEDASNLVADANDDDTTQTTAPVPYHGSTTMATKVVDTTVFLLQTSGDEDRSTTDGSTVATVKSSSYATETTIGQPATVSYVDDHTSALANEATTKMDTTSPPVVASTNDNDTVSTLFSLTTSEAAHIHPSLAEGASNLVADVKNDDDSKQTTAPFQDQGSATITTQVADSKSGDEVHSTTDRDTVATLENSSYATETAMLKIASMSATGLLDAPVTREGLKVTAVASNQNNSASSATVGASSVTESMEDSTTIPTPSPTTGYTEEIDQLTSSSASTDTTVTVSSNAAASPAESTTQLNYAPSREYETNQEGSSAEELRTTGPSFYSLTKVPELHHEAVDGRSTATTPTSATRRYKPAYVRRFTPWVITRSSSSLAITSLSSPTSSPLRITRPQVEQDTLKAQESSTVEYVPMTSTDHVRRYQKDPTSMQGIPVTSTARARIPPSDTLVVPESFFGSRSLFNRFGRPYCPGCDALLIKLPARFSVPLVPPYVYG